The genomic stretch GGTGGCATGCCATTTGGCCCACAAATTGGTTCATTAGAACATGGCGCACATATCATTGTTGGTACACCTGGTCGCGTATTAGATCACTTAAACAAAGGTACGTTACGATTAGATAATCTAACTACTTTTGTACTTGATGAAGCTGACCGTATGTTAGAAATGGGTTTCCAAGACGCACTAGACGCGATTGTTGAAAAAGCACCAAGCGATCGTCAAACATTGTTATTCAGTGCAACGTTCCCGAAAAAAATTGAAGCCATTGCATCGAAAATAATGGTAAACCCGGAAATGGTTGAAGTGGCATCGACACATGATGATAGCTCTATCAAACAGCATTTCTATAAAGTGAAAAACTTTGGTGAGCGTTTAGATACAGTGCGTGGCTTATTACTACAGCGCAAACCTGAATCAACGGTTATCTTTTGTAATACTAAGAAAGACGTACAAGATGTTGCTGATGAATTAGGCCACTTTGGCTTTAGCATTATTGCATTGCATGGTGACTTAGAGCAACGTGATCGCGACCAAGCGTTAGTGCGTTTTGCAACGAAGAGTGTTTCTATTCTTGTAGCTACTGACGTTGCGTCTCGTGGTCTGGATATTGATTCGTTAGATGCGGTAATTAATTTCAACGTTGCACACGACAGTGAAGTACATGTTCATCGTATTGGCCGTACAGGCCGTGCTGGCAGCAAAGGTTTTGCTTGTACTTTATTTGATGACAAAGAAGGTTATCAGGTTGCACAGCTAGAAGATCGTTTTGGTATGATCACGCCTGAAGCATTACCACCTGCAAGTGTGCTAAATGAATCACCGATGATGCCGCCGATGGAATGTATCCGTATTGATGGTGGTAAAAAGCAAAAAGTACGTGCTGGTGATATTCTTGGTGCATTAACAGGTAAAGACGGTATTGATGGTAAGCTAGTGGGCAAAATCCAACTGTTTGACAACTGTGCTTATGTTGCTGTTGAGACTAAAGTAGCGAAAGCGGCTGTGCAGAAGATTGGTAAAGGTAAATTGAAAGGCCGTACATTCCGCGCTTGGATTGTACGTTCATTTAACGATTAATCGTTAAATGCATCTGTCAGTAGCGATCGAAGAGACTCGTTACTGACAGATATTATCTTCATAACTTATTATCGCGGTTATACAGCTCTACGAATGAGCGACCGTAAGATGCTACAACTTTTGTTAGCATAGTTGTGATGAAGTTGGTGATGAAGTTGGTGATCAATTTAGTTGTCATAATACTTACCTTTCTAATTAGTTTAATTAAGCACTTTTTATTTATATAAGTACGATAAGAAAGAGGCAATCTAATTTAATCATCTCTAACCCTCGGTTTTAACTGCATTATAGCTATTATTATTTATCTTTATAGCGAAATAAATTCGTCATCAGGATTAGAAAAGCTAATGTATTATTATGTTTAATTATTCACTCCATTAGTCAGCTAGATACTGGGCTAATAAACTTACCGGGTGGATAGTTTCTAAGTCACTGTTCTCTTCAATTTGCCATTTACAGGTTTCACAATCGGTGATCGCAAAGTCAGCATTACTCTGTTTTATCTGTTCAAACAAGCCTTTACCTATCTTCATCGATACGTCATAGTTTTCTTTCTTAAAGCCATAAGTACCGGCTGAACCACAACATTCACTATTAAGTACAATGACATTCAACCCTGGGATAGTACGTAACAACTCAATGGTAAATATAGCCAAGCCACTTCGCTCAAGATGGCATGGCGTATGATAGACAATGGTCTTATTTACTGGTTTTAGCGTTGGCATATTACCGTTCATAAACTCACGTAATATAAATGAGGTAATGAATTCAAGTTTATTTGAGATCTGACTGTTATCCACTTTTAATACATGTGGGTATTCTTGCTTTAAGGTCAATGAGCAAGTCGATGATGTCGATAAAATCGGGGTGTTGAACTCCTCCACGGCCTCTGTCATGTGTTTAACATTAAACTCGGCATTCTTACGGGCTTTATCGTGAAAGCCATTGGCGATTAATGGTACGCCACAGCATTTTTCTTTCTTCAATAACTTTACGCCAATATTCATGGCATTGAGTACTTTTATTAAATCCTTGCCCAGTTGTGGGTTGTTATAGTTAACATAACAGCCATGAAAATAACTGATCTGGCGCTCGAACTGCAGTTGCGTATTGGCTTGTTTTTTATACCAATGGCGAAACGAACCAAATGAGTATTTAGGTAACGATTTGTGCTTATCAATCGCCACGGTTTTATCCATGATGGTTTTGATAATTTTCGAATCGGTGATTTTATTTACCAAGGGGGCTACGGGTGTTGATAGTGAACCAAATAAATCCGTATGACTTAAAATATAATCGCGCATTAATTTAGGATTAAGTTTTTTCTTTTCAAATTTACCCCGCGCGACCGCGATAATATCGCCGACATTAACGTTAGAGGGGCAGGCTGTTTCACAGCGTTTACAGTTGGTACACAGCTTTAATGCTTCATCATAATACTCAGGGCTTTTTATTCTAAGGCGTTCGCCATCAGGGCCTGATTCTTTTGGTCCAGGGTAATTCGGATTGGCTTTGGCAACAGGGCAGTACACGGTGCAGATGGTACACTTAATACATTTTTCAAAACGTGTAGATACTAAATCCATGGTATTGCTCCTTTATGCCAAGCTATCGCTGGTGATATTTTGAGAATGGCTATTATGACTATGTTGTAATAGCAAATTGACGGCATGATAAGCGGTACTAATTGCTACACCACTGCCACTGCCTTCTGCTACGGGGTCGTAACCACCTA from Moritella marina ATCC 15381 encodes the following:
- the glpC gene encoding anaerobic glycerol-3-phosphate dehydrogenase subunit GlpC, whose product is MDLVSTRFEKCIKCTICTVYCPVAKANPNYPGPKESGPDGERLRIKSPEYYDEALKLCTNCKRCETACPSNVNVGDIIAVARGKFEKKKLNPKLMRDYILSHTDLFGSLSTPVAPLVNKITDSKIIKTIMDKTVAIDKHKSLPKYSFGSFRHWYKKQANTQLQFERQISYFHGCYVNYNNPQLGKDLIKVLNAMNIGVKLLKKEKCCGVPLIANGFHDKARKNAEFNVKHMTEAVEEFNTPILSTSSTCSLTLKQEYPHVLKVDNSQISNKLEFITSFILREFMNGNMPTLKPVNKTIVYHTPCHLERSGLAIFTIELLRTIPGLNVIVLNSECCGSAGTYGFKKENYDVSMKIGKGLFEQIKQSNADFAITDCETCKWQIEENSDLETIHPVSLLAQYLAD
- the dbpA gene encoding ATP-dependent RNA helicase DbpA, coding for MSQTNFSSLNLRPELVSNLDTLGYTEMTPIQAQSLPSILEGKDVIGQGKTGSGKTAAFGLGLLQRLNVERFRIQTLVLCPTRELADQVAKEIRKLARGIHNIKVLTLCGGMPFGPQIGSLEHGAHIIVGTPGRVLDHLNKGTLRLDNLTTFVLDEADRMLEMGFQDALDAIVEKAPSDRQTLLFSATFPKKIEAIASKIMVNPEMVEVASTHDDSSIKQHFYKVKNFGERLDTVRGLLLQRKPESTVIFCNTKKDVQDVADELGHFGFSIIALHGDLEQRDRDQALVRFATKSVSILVATDVASRGLDIDSLDAVINFNVAHDSEVHVHRIGRTGRAGSKGFACTLFDDKEGYQVAQLEDRFGMITPEALPPASVLNESPMMPPMECIRIDGGKKQKVRAGDILGALTGKDGIDGKLVGKIQLFDNCAYVAVETKVAKAAVQKIGKGKLKGRTFRAWIVRSFND